One window from the genome of Corynebacterium sp. SCR221107 encodes:
- a CDS encoding DUF349 domain-containing protein: MSTPSAPKPGPRPGAKPGPRPGAAAAARPSAVAQPSKATNPSAFGRIAEDGSVFLITKDGERMIGSWQAGTPEEGLAHYAARFDDLVTEVELLEARVESHPGDAEHIKSKAQELLETLPTATVIGDIAAVEKRLSAIISGADEAGERAKEEKQARRAEAIAKKEQLAAEAEEIAEKSTDWKEAGDRIREILDEWKKIRGIDRKTDDALWKRYSRARDSFNRRRGSHFAELDRSRAAARRVKEEIVARAEELKVSTDWNETARAFRDLMKEWKQAGRAPRDIDDKLWAAFKGAQDYFFNARNELNDQREREFEANAEAKDALIAEYDSQIDPAHGLDAARAKLRELQEKWEEIGYVPRERVREFEEKIHSIEARVENAANAQWRRTDPEVQARVAQFVAKVKEFEAQAEAMAKKGNTKKAEELRAQAAQWQEWADAAEKAADNL; this comes from the coding sequence ATGAGCACTCCTTCCGCACCGAAGCCAGGCCCACGCCCAGGAGCAAAGCCCGGTCCTCGCCCAGGAGCCGCCGCTGCCGCGCGCCCCAGCGCCGTCGCCCAGCCGTCTAAGGCAACGAACCCATCTGCCTTCGGCCGCATCGCGGAAGACGGATCGGTCTTCCTCATCACCAAAGATGGTGAGCGAATGATCGGTTCTTGGCAGGCCGGAACCCCGGAGGAAGGACTTGCCCACTACGCGGCCCGCTTCGATGATCTCGTCACCGAGGTTGAACTTCTCGAAGCACGCGTGGAAAGCCACCCCGGCGACGCAGAGCACATCAAGTCAAAGGCTCAGGAACTGCTGGAGACCCTTCCCACCGCTACCGTCATCGGGGACATCGCCGCCGTTGAAAAGCGCCTCAGCGCCATCATCAGTGGCGCTGACGAAGCCGGCGAGCGGGCGAAGGAAGAAAAGCAGGCTCGCCGTGCTGAGGCGATTGCCAAGAAGGAGCAGCTCGCCGCGGAAGCGGAGGAGATCGCCGAAAAATCCACGGATTGGAAGGAAGCCGGCGACCGGATCCGCGAAATCCTCGACGAATGGAAGAAGATCCGCGGCATCGATCGCAAGACCGATGACGCCCTGTGGAAGCGCTACTCGCGTGCCCGTGACTCCTTCAATCGCCGTCGTGGCTCCCACTTTGCGGAGTTGGATCGCAGTCGCGCCGCGGCCCGAAGAGTAAAAGAAGAGATCGTCGCACGAGCCGAGGAACTCAAAGTTTCTACCGATTGGAACGAAACCGCTCGCGCTTTCCGCGACCTGATGAAGGAATGGAAGCAGGCCGGGCGCGCACCGCGTGACATTGATGACAAGTTGTGGGCCGCATTCAAGGGCGCTCAAGACTACTTCTTCAACGCACGTAATGAACTCAACGATCAGCGTGAGCGCGAATTCGAGGCCAACGCGGAGGCCAAGGACGCCCTCATCGCCGAATACGATTCTCAAATCGACCCGGCCCACGGGCTCGATGCCGCCCGCGCAAAGCTGCGTGAGCTCCAGGAAAAGTGGGAAGAGATCGGCTATGTTCCGCGTGAGCGTGTCCGCGAATTTGAGGAGAAGATCCACTCCATCGAGGCTCGGGTCGAAAACGCTGCCAATGCCCAGTGGCGCCGCACCGACCCGGAGGTCCAGGCTCGTGTTGCCCAATTCGTAGCCAAGGTCAAGGAGTTCGAAGCTCAGGCGGAGGCCATGGCGAAGAAGGGAAACACCAAGAAGGCTGAAGAGCTGCGTGCACAGGCAGCTCAGTGGCAAGAGTGGGCAGACGCCGCCGAGAAGGCAGCAGACAACCTCTGA
- a CDS encoding Rv2732c family membrane protein: MAEASEKKGRGVADAADTQSMNSPDELAKKEKTAAARIELGHYRFYLMGTFVVFVLSLFLPHAGSIKGYDVLFFTPASHEAGIKIAEYVFVFLGSISVVLLNGLLLLTKRTVFANFGFALTGMALLTSLLGLWMRMQSAEVDGAAGVSYGFYIEVAAVIVQVYALSCTVFARSDEQREWAAQRAAHVNLDEVALVQRERLTSRGANTNETNPLLIDNRRQQAAGKRKRTAGQDAHKPQQ; the protein is encoded by the coding sequence GTGGCTGAAGCCAGTGAAAAAAAGGGGCGTGGCGTGGCCGACGCAGCCGATACTCAATCGATGAATAGTCCCGATGAGCTAGCAAAGAAGGAAAAGACGGCCGCGGCTCGCATTGAACTTGGGCATTATCGCTTTTACCTGATGGGCACTTTTGTTGTCTTTGTCCTTTCCTTGTTCTTGCCGCATGCAGGAAGCATCAAGGGCTACGATGTGCTTTTCTTTACCCCAGCCAGTCACGAAGCCGGAATCAAAATTGCCGAGTATGTCTTCGTTTTTCTAGGCAGCATATCTGTGGTGTTGCTCAACGGACTTCTGCTTCTGACAAAGCGGACTGTGTTTGCCAACTTTGGATTTGCACTCACAGGCATGGCATTGCTGACGAGTCTTCTGGGGCTTTGGATGCGCATGCAGAGCGCGGAAGTAGACGGAGCCGCGGGCGTTTCCTATGGGTTCTACATCGAGGTAGCAGCTGTGATTGTCCAAGTTTACGCATTGAGCTGCACTGTGTTTGCTCGATCCGATGAGCAAAGGGAATGGGCAGCGCAGCGCGCTGCACACGTCAACCTGGACGAGGTCGCCCTCGTGCAGCGTGAAAGGCTTACCAGCAGGGGAGCGAATACGAATGAGACCAATCCGCTGCTCATCGATAACCGGCGCCAGCAAGCCGCAGGCAAGCGCAAGCGCACCGCTGGTCAGGATGCGCATAAGCCTCAACAGTAG